The following are encoded in a window of Primulina eburnea isolate SZY01 chromosome 4, ASM2296580v1, whole genome shotgun sequence genomic DNA:
- the LOC140831058 gene encoding la protein 1-like isoform X1 — MEPTTSLDEETAKKVIRQVEFYFSDSNLPRDAFMKKTISESEDGMVSLSLIISFSRMRGHLGLGEVKPEDVADDTIMAVVETLRTSTFLKVSEDGKKVGRITELAKAEEVMKQADVRTIAASPLEYDVQLEDVESFFGQYAKVNSVRLPRHVADNRLFCGTALIEFSNDEDAAKILNQTLNYSGAELELKPKKDFDEMRAKQGIEVAKTRPQKDANNKDNANADSEPDYPQGLIVAFRLKRIIAGDDLEQNGNQKSMSDNVDAPEKDGEQALPLNTSGDTSLDIVVDVKDMENDEENAEGEEEVDKTGAETVFQKSEKSSDITDNKKDQGSREERINIEAYKDDQDVVLREDLKHIFNKFGNVKFVDFKFKSDSGYIRFEDAEAVQKARTAAAISEKGGLVVKNFITILDPLTGDAEKEYWSLLREKQGRHHDNHQSNHRRGGKHKRGGRNFGGKHSRSRENDSTNRPNKFQKV, encoded by the exons ATGGAGCCGACGACGTCGTTGGACGAAGAAACAGCAAAGAAAGTAATTCGCCAG GTAGAGTTCTATTTCAGTGACAGTAATCTTCCGAGAGATGCTTTTATGAAGAAAACCATCTCTGAAAGTGAAGATGGGA TGGTAAGTTTGTCATTGATTATCTCATTTTCACGAATGAGAGGTCATTTGGGCTTGGGTGAGGTGAAACCAGAAGATGTAGCTGATGACACCATTATGGCTGTTGTGGAAACTTTGAGGACCTCTACATTCCTCAAAGTTTCAGAAGATG GGAAGAAGGTTGGTAGAATTACCGAGCTTGCAAAGGCGGAGGAGGTCATGAAACAAGCAGATGTTAGAACAATTGCTGCCTCACCACTGGAGTATGATGTGCAGCTTGAGGATGTTGAGTCTTTCTTTGGCCAATATGCTAAG GTTAATAGTGTGAGGTTACCTCGTCATGTTGCTGACAATAGGTTGTTTTGCGGAACAGCACTGATTGAGTTTTCAAATGATGAAGATGCTGCAAAAATTTTGAACCAAACCTTGAATTATTCAGGGGCGGAGTTAGAGTTGAAACCGAA GAAGGACTTCGATGAAATGCGAGCTAAGCAAGGGATAGAAGTGGCAAAGACTCGGCCCCAAAAAGATGCAAATAATAAGGACAATGCCAATGCTGATTCTGAACCGGA TTATCCCCAAGGGTTAATTGTTGCATTTAGATTGAAAAGAATCATCGCTGGAGATGACTTGGAACAAAATGGAAATCAAAAGTCCATGAGTGATAATGTTGATGCACCTGAAAAAGATGGTGAACAAGCTTTGCCACTAAATACGTCTGGAGATACCTCATTAGATATCGTGGTAGATGTTAAAGATATGGAGAATGATGAAGAAAATGCAGAGGGTGAAGAGGAGGTGGATAAGACTGGTGCAGAGACTGTTTtccaaaaatctgaaaaatcTTCAGACATAACAGATAATAAGAAAGACCAAGGATCCCGTGAAGAAAGAATAAACATTGAAGCTTACAAGGATGACCAAGATGTTGTTTTAAGAGAGGAcctaaaacatatttttaataaGTTTGGTAATGTTAAG TTTGTTGATTTCAAGTTTAAAAGTGATTCGGGATATATAAGGTTTGAAGATGCTGAAGCTGTTCAGAAAGCACGTACTGCTGCTGCCATTTCTGAGAAGGGTGGTCTAGTTGTGAAAAATTTCATTACCATTCTTGACCCTTTAACTG GTGATGCCGAGAAAGAATACTGGAGTTTGCTTCGGGAGAAGCAGGGGAGGCACCATGACAATCACCAGAGCAACCACAGGAG GGGAGGAAAGCACAAGAGAGGCGGCaggaattttggtggaaagCATTCTCGTTCGAGAGAGAACGACTCGACGAATCGTCCCAATAAGTTTCAAAAAGTTTGA
- the LOC140831058 gene encoding la protein 1-like isoform X2 → MRGHLGLGEVKPEDVADDTIMAVVETLRTSTFLKVSEDGKKVGRITELAKAEEVMKQADVRTIAASPLEYDVQLEDVESFFGQYAKVNSVRLPRHVADNRLFCGTALIEFSNDEDAAKILNQTLNYSGAELELKPKKDFDEMRAKQGIEVAKTRPQKDANNKDNANADSEPDYPQGLIVAFRLKRIIAGDDLEQNGNQKSMSDNVDAPEKDGEQALPLNTSGDTSLDIVVDVKDMENDEENAEGEEEVDKTGAETVFQKSEKSSDITDNKKDQGSREERINIEAYKDDQDVVLREDLKHIFNKFGNVKFVDFKFKSDSGYIRFEDAEAVQKARTAAAISEKGGLVVKNFITILDPLTGDAEKEYWSLLREKQGRHHDNHQSNHRRGGKHKRGGRNFGGKHSRSRENDSTNRPNKFQKV, encoded by the exons ATGAGAGGTCATTTGGGCTTGGGTGAGGTGAAACCAGAAGATGTAGCTGATGACACCATTATGGCTGTTGTGGAAACTTTGAGGACCTCTACATTCCTCAAAGTTTCAGAAGATG GGAAGAAGGTTGGTAGAATTACCGAGCTTGCAAAGGCGGAGGAGGTCATGAAACAAGCAGATGTTAGAACAATTGCTGCCTCACCACTGGAGTATGATGTGCAGCTTGAGGATGTTGAGTCTTTCTTTGGCCAATATGCTAAG GTTAATAGTGTGAGGTTACCTCGTCATGTTGCTGACAATAGGTTGTTTTGCGGAACAGCACTGATTGAGTTTTCAAATGATGAAGATGCTGCAAAAATTTTGAACCAAACCTTGAATTATTCAGGGGCGGAGTTAGAGTTGAAACCGAA GAAGGACTTCGATGAAATGCGAGCTAAGCAAGGGATAGAAGTGGCAAAGACTCGGCCCCAAAAAGATGCAAATAATAAGGACAATGCCAATGCTGATTCTGAACCGGA TTATCCCCAAGGGTTAATTGTTGCATTTAGATTGAAAAGAATCATCGCTGGAGATGACTTGGAACAAAATGGAAATCAAAAGTCCATGAGTGATAATGTTGATGCACCTGAAAAAGATGGTGAACAAGCTTTGCCACTAAATACGTCTGGAGATACCTCATTAGATATCGTGGTAGATGTTAAAGATATGGAGAATGATGAAGAAAATGCAGAGGGTGAAGAGGAGGTGGATAAGACTGGTGCAGAGACTGTTTtccaaaaatctgaaaaatcTTCAGACATAACAGATAATAAGAAAGACCAAGGATCCCGTGAAGAAAGAATAAACATTGAAGCTTACAAGGATGACCAAGATGTTGTTTTAAGAGAGGAcctaaaacatatttttaataaGTTTGGTAATGTTAAG TTTGTTGATTTCAAGTTTAAAAGTGATTCGGGATATATAAGGTTTGAAGATGCTGAAGCTGTTCAGAAAGCACGTACTGCTGCTGCCATTTCTGAGAAGGGTGGTCTAGTTGTGAAAAATTTCATTACCATTCTTGACCCTTTAACTG GTGATGCCGAGAAAGAATACTGGAGTTTGCTTCGGGAGAAGCAGGGGAGGCACCATGACAATCACCAGAGCAACCACAGGAG GGGAGGAAAGCACAAGAGAGGCGGCaggaattttggtggaaagCATTCTCGTTCGAGAGAGAACGACTCGACGAATCGTCCCAATAAGTTTCAAAAAGTTTGA